In Rosa rugosa chromosome 4, drRosRugo1.1, whole genome shotgun sequence, the genomic stretch AAACTTCCTTTATTTGGGAGTGTTGGATGCACCCCAGGTTCAATAAATCCAACAATGAAGCTGGCATATATGTCAAATTAAAAACTGCCACCCAGCTATCCCATAACGAAGCAGAGAAAGTCAACTTAGACCAAGCAACCTTGGGTAAACTAGTGTAATGATCTGTTCCAGGTTAAGGACTTTATAAGCAGAAGCTAGCCATCGACTTTCACAAGCCTAATATATAATTTAAGACGTGCCATATACTCATGCTTATATACATATTATCCTCTATATATACATAATCTTGGTTTTataactttatatatatatgctgacCATGAGTTACATGATCATGATTAATTAGTATAATTCTGAATTTTGTACTTGTAATTTAATTACATATACTAAGACGATGACTAGTTAACTACATGGCACCATGGAATGAGGAAGCTGCGCTGAAAGTTTCTCACTTCTGACCTTGCAGCTAGTATTAGTTGAGCTGTTCAGTTTCTCTGGCATATGCACACAGAAAATGAGTACTTCTATGACGAATCTGggatcctcttcctcttcttccttcacTCATTCATGGACATATCATGTCTTCTTGAGCTTTAGAGGTAAGGATACACGCAACGGTTTCACAGGCCACTTGTACAAGGCTCTAGTTGATAAGGGAATTTAcacattcattgatgaaagCAAACttaaaagaggagaagaaatatcAGCAGCACTTCTTGAAGCAATTGAAGACTCAAAGATTGCTATCATTGTATTCTCCGAAAACTATACCTCATCTACgtggtgcttggatgaactCGTTAAGATTCTTGAATGTAAGGAATCAAATCAACAAATAGTCATGCCCATCTTTTACAAGGTGGATCCATTTCATGTACGATACCAGAGAGGTAGTTTTGAGGAGGCATTTGCTAGACATGAATCCAAATTCAAGGATGACCTGGCCAAAGTCAACCGATGGCGAGCAGCTCTTAAAGAAGCAGCAGATTTGTCGGGGTGGCCTTACTTGGACGGGTATGTTGAGTTAAATCATTAATAAACATTTGTTTCTGAACCCAACTATTTTTCTTATCTTTTCTCAACTCTATCATCTGAGATGAAACATATGGTATtaaatttcatatatatagCAAATTGTCTGTAGAGTATTGCATTATTCTTGAAAATCTCTTAAATTATTTCGTATACATAAGCGACAGGTACGAATATCTATTTATACAAAAGATTGTTCAAGAGATATCATCCCAAACATTAAAGTGTACCTATTTGGATGTAGCCAAATATCCCGTTGGAATAGATTCTTGTTTAGACGAGATAGAGGAGCTTTTAGGGCTCGAAGAAAATGATATTCGCATGGTTGGGATATGGGGCATTGGTGGTATAGGTAAAACCACACTTGCTAAAGCTGTTTATAATTCTTTTGCTCACAGCTTTGAAGGTTATTGTTTTCTAGCAAATGTCAGAGAAAATTCAATGTCAGATGAAGGGTTAGTCCGACTACAGAAGACTCTTCTCTTTGATACTCTAAGAGACGCAAACTTGAATGTGACCAACGTTGGTATAGGAGCCTCTGTAATaagggaaatgttgagatgtaAGAGGGATTTCTTaattcttgatgatgtgaataAATCAGAACAGTTATATAACTTAGCTGGGGGGTTAAAGTGGTTTGGTCCTGGTAGTAGAATTGTCATAACATCAAGAGATAAATGGTTGTTAACTACTCATCGAGTTGATTCAATATATGAGGTCAAAAAATTAGATGCTCATGAAGCCCTTGAGCTTTTCAGTTGGCATGCCTTCGAAAGAAATGAACCTTTACCCAATTATGCGAAACTCACACAATGTGCAGTAGAATATGCTCAAGGGCTTCCCCTAGCTGTGACAGTTTTAGGTTCTAATCTTTTTGGTAAAAGCATAGGCGAATGGCAAGATACATTAGATTGTTATAAAAGAGTTCCCAACCAACAAAGTCAAGAAATTCTTAGAATTAGTTACGATGCTTTAGAGGATCCTGTGAAAGAATTATTGCTTgacattgcatgtttctttaaaGGTGAAAGCATGACTCATGTTAGACAAATATTAGAAGGTTGTGTGAGTGGCATTCAAGTACTGAAAGAAAAGTCCCTCGTAACTATTGGCCAAAATAAGAAGATTCTCATGCATGATCTGCTAGAGAAAATGGGGAAAGAAATAGTACGGCAGGAATCTCCTGTTGAACCTGGCAGACGTAGTAGATTGTGGCTTCCTGAAGATGTTTGTCATGTACTAACAGAAAATACAGTAAGTATATGTTATACATAGTATATGCATAAGAAAGTTGAGCTTTCATATGATGATATGATGAAGAAGTTGTATTCTAACACTTGGTTTTGCTTGCGTATTACAGGGAACATATAATGTTAGAGGCATCATCATAAAGTTGCCCAAACGTGATGCTATATGCTTGGGAACTAAAAGCTTCGAAGGGATGAAAAATCTTAAATTTTTTATAAACTGCAATGCAGACCTTTCTGGAGAGATTAGTTATCTACCGAATGAGTTGAGGCTGCTTGTTTGGCCTGGATATCCTTTGAAATCTTTGCCACCTAATTATCATCCTGGGAAGCTTATCGTACTCCGTATGCCTTCTAGTAACATTAGACAGCTGGGGACTGGTTTTAAGgtattttacatatatatattcatgtatTACTGTACTCTTACAAAGATGACGTTCTTCTAGCTACCTGTTCATAATCCTCATACAGATAGCTATTGTATGAGGACCGTTTTAATGTTGTTTAAGAGTCCATGCTCAAATTTGTTTTGTTACAATTTATCTGATCCTTCTTTTTTATTAGGTCTCCCAGAATTTGAAGACTATGGATTTGAAAGGAAGCAAATTCCTATCAAAAATCCCCGACTTATCTGGAATGCCAAATTTACAGACACTGAACCTAGATTATTGTACAAAGTTAGTTGAGGTTCATTATTCTGTTGGACGCCTTGAGAAACTCGTTACCTTGAGTCTTAAAGAATGCTGTAGACTTCAGATATTTCCAAGAAAAGTCAGCTTGAGTTCTCTGGAATCTATTAATC encodes the following:
- the LOC133746536 gene encoding disease resistance protein RPV1-like translates to MSTSMTNLGSSSSSSFTHSWTYHVFLSFRGKDTRNGFTGHLYKALVDKGIYTFIDESKLKRGEEISAALLEAIEDSKIAIIVFSENYTSSTWCLDELVKILECKESNQQIVMPIFYKVDPFHVRYQRGSFEEAFARHESKFKDDLAKVNRWRAALKEAADLSGWPYLDGYEYLFIQKIVQEISSQTLKCTYLDVAKYPVGIDSCLDEIEELLGLEENDIRMVGIWGIGGIGKTTLAKAVYNSFAHSFEGYCFLANVRENSMSDEGLVRLQKTLLFDTLRDANLNVTNVGIGASVIREMLRCKRDFLILDDVNKSEQLYNLAGGLKWFGPGSRIVITSRDKWLLTTHRVDSIYEVKKLDAHEALELFSWHAFERNEPLPNYAKLTQCAVEYAQGLPLAVTVLGSNLFGKSIGEWQDTLDCYKRVPNQQSQEILRISYDALEDPVKELLLDIACFFKGESMTHVRQILEGCVSGIQVLKEKSLVTIGQNKKILMHDLLEKMGKEIVRQESPVEPGRRSRLWLPEDVCHVLTENTGTYNVRGIIIKLPKRDAICLGTKSFEGMKNLKFFINCNADLSGEISYLPNELRLLVWPGYPLKSLPPNYHPGKLIVLRMPSSNIRQLGTGFKVSQNLKTMDLKGSKFLSKIPDLSGMPNLQTLNLDYCTKLVEVHYSVGRLEKLVTLSLKECCRLQIFPRKVSLSSLESINLSGFKLEYFPEIEGKMESLRSIDLTLTSIKELPSSIGCLLGLRVLYLNGCYKLSKLPPSIYKLKYLEYLGLHKCARISTFPDDKNSDVSQRAVCSLLVFTKLAEVQMGGMKEKVISQAFGSCMIDYLFTLHRLDLSRSKFSGIPVCISNLVNLTKLDLHGCIQLKEIPELPSSVKWVDVAGCRSLTRFRQLYDIPGGIEWFNLINCIGTCVNLDYGMIMINKIVWNQVSSKPFKFGTVFPGSEVPKWFSHTVIPDHFPTLPFYRPSEYLVPICEHAIEIPAQFKWENTGVAFCIVFNFRDHCSQDWYSDCNCYFRAVVHINDVHIGDYQSPFYPRRTRQEHIWLQYDPLPVELGQGRWRDWVAAFGYSLQLSS